One Misgurnus anguillicaudatus chromosome 19, ASM2758022v2, whole genome shotgun sequence genomic region harbors:
- the pheta2 gene encoding sesquipedalian-1 gives MKIHEKIVTHYLSCTTPVDKEGYLYKKRERNTTYLRRWFVLKGNLLYYQERPGDRNLLGVIVLEGCMVQVCETDGEFSFSLVFTGPGLRTYRLAADDHLSQESWISALLCASHLYLSMIVSDLERLYKEARKEKGLCDLIQTCAVTAGCEKTSNDTMASWNTRHPNFGNGASVAPRDVRSYSTGAVPPSIMPNRPISYSLQAPPIPKTTNKRSPKLWPKRNAHVTPLNSPAISYGEWPAVGFDPLEDFTKLHELYGNEVRQLRAEWLKKKQGEVKNIEENLIDLG, from the exons ATGAAGATCCATGAGAAGATTGTAACACATTACCTGTCCTGCACTACACCTGTAGATAAGGAGGGATACCTCTATAAAAAG AGGGAGAGGAACACAACTTACCTGCGACGCTGGTTTGTATTAAAGGGGAATCTGTTGTATTATCAGGAGCGTCCGGGTGATCGTAATCTCTTAGGTGTGATTGTTCTGGAGGGCTGCATGGTGCAAGTATGTGAGACGGATGGTGAGTTCAGTTTCTCTTTGGTGTTCACTGGACCAGGCCTTCGTACTTATAGATTAGCTGCTGATGACCATCTAAGCCAGGAGAGTTGGATCAGTGCTTTGCTTTGTGCCAGTCACCTCTACCTTTCAATGATCGTCAGTGACCTGGAGAGACTTTACAAAG AAGCTAGAAAAGAGAAAGGGCTTTGTGATCTCATACAGACCTGTGCTGTGACTGCTGGATGTGAGAAAACATCCAATGATACAATGGCTTCCTGGAACACAAGACACCCCAATTTCGGAAACGGGGCTTCCGTGGCGCCAAGAGATGTGCGAAGCTACAGTACCGGTGCAGTACCACCTTCTATTATGCCAAACAGACCCATCAGCTATAGTCTTCAGGCCCCTCCTATTCCCAAAACCACCAATAAGCGATCTCCAAAGCTTTGGCCGAAGAGAAACGCCCATGTCACACCCTTAAACAGTCCTGCAATATCTTATGGAGAGTGGCCAGCTGTGGGTTTTGATCCATTAGAAGATTTTACCAAACTGCATGAGCTATATGGAAATGAGGTTAGGCAGCTAAGAGCAGAATGGCTAAAGAAAAAGCAAGGGGAGGTGAAAAACATTGAGGAGAATCTCATTGACCTTGGCTAA
- the prr14 gene encoding uncharacterized protein prr14 isoform X1 has protein sequence MTSVGVEAEMEQYSIDNVGKGQMVSSCETPQLAGGSSTKDLSHHQQLTERESPDSPSPVKRWEIGPFLQSFKSKMASFTEIVMSPVRLFKQAEPLSSIVLPDQHEKLAIESNMESSIQTEEGDVTNGECKIELLSKRPSTEKVQCNTLPKRHRVAQRLNFDTFSSSNQEPVLEHNEVYDNAQVTPKDNQIHRPSLHPQVILQDKNCHTRPCTPQSPYLRSGLKPSSDKPLNSTNAMQWSFQDATVVIQRLSSTPSSEVGCKYGSESNAVLADRTEKTFSNNPEISSATDYHLKDEDTKRYYIEESYSQATRKSPRKLFKPVSETGGSTSTKLATFGRGPVDGMKKSQSVSVNVQTYHSVEVSDPTKSTLVGNVRSKRSRGALRTETKKDTRASPKCDLWKAEEGGLRRAKNKKVKESSITLEENQEDIICVQVRKKRKGFSTSQKLQDSNIRLDTSNTTDVDIRQSVTSESCESTEIQGKRKHFQTRKNQKCRMLQASSNKSECADSTEDATRHVLTDSNTNIMNDCNCEISRLSQSPDLKDSVQTNEAEKTKIRKTRQHVFKNADDPSLQKKILRPTRRTFKDYSAISVADPAGPSGPSRKTALQNKSIISADSRVSLQSDRERKRSRTTKILNRQKRKQAEKNEGGKDKAEIPQNVEAIPVLSLSGSGSNRLLRSYSCPEIPSLLFSDCHVPLSHTHDRGSTSPTKKTLPIHLHSPSKRLRRHTVCSVEIEREIAPLCLRKEVYPASRGGPSHSLCPSAPLSPAASYSPSNSLTAHASCFLSSPLAFLSKNSSLGRGHDSDIANGSARLDATSFSSTSSTPSLCRSSFASTPTFSSPLTSTVVTPSPEIPSASVSSLCSAFSSSSDEEHGTLQMECQESMDEEKAFGLKLSSSISEDKAFSDSEIKTDSKDGQRGKVSSIRICKKLPKPQNNLTPMGLPKAIRIKKKDFSLEEIYTNKNFSKPPDGRLETIFEVPLNRRDGSQAVVGPKKVKRFVEFPELGVARKPKKPLVVGLAGGGAQRKAGGNSAISRTRRGVGASSKADDVLTLQQLDSLLCSKLEELDTWMALQQVAC, from the exons ATG ACAAGTGTTGGCGTTGAAGCAGAGATGGAGCAATATTCAAT AGATAATGTTGGAAAAGGTCAAATGGTATCATCATGCGAGACCCCACAGTTAGCAGGTGGCAGCTCCACAAAGGACCTTTCCCATCACCAGCAGTTAACAGAAAGGGAATCCCCAGACAGCCCTTCCCCAGTCAAAAGATGGGAGATTGGTCCATTTCTGCAATCATTCAAATCCAAAATGGCTAGCTTTACCGAGATCGTCATGAGCCCTGTCCGGCTCTTTAAGCAAGCTGAGCCGCTGTCCTCCATTGTGCTTCCTGATCAGCATGAAAAGCTCGCAATTGAGTCAAACATGGAAAGTTCAATCCAGACTGAGGAAGGAGACGTGACAAATGGTGAATGTAAGATTGAATTGTTGTCTAAAAGACCCTCAACAGAAAAAGTGCAGTGTAACACTCTTCCGAAACGGCACAGAGTTGCACAAAGACTGAATTTTGATACCTTTTCAAGTAGCAACCAGGAACCAGTATTGGAACATAATGAAGTTTATGATAATGCACAGGTAACGCCCAAAGATAATCAGATACACCGTCCATCTCTTCACCCACAAGTCATCCTTCAAGATAAAAATTGTCATACCCGTCCTTGTACACCACAAAGTCCTTATCTCAGGTCTGGATTAAAACCGTCCTCAGACAAACCTCTGAATTCTACAAATGCCATGCAATGGTCTTTTCAAGATGCTACTGTTGTGATACAACGGCTGTCAAGTACACCTAGTAGCGAGGTGGGCTGCAAATATGGTAGCGAGTCCAACGCTGTACTTGCAGATAGAACAGAAAAAACTTTCTCGAACAACCCTGAGATTTCTAGTGCTACTGATTATCATTTGAAAGATGAAGACACAAAGAGATACTACATTGAAGAGTCTTATTCACAAGCCACAAGGAAAAGTCCTAGAAAGTTGTTTAAACCTGTATCGGAAACTGGTGGGTCCACCTCAACTAAATTGGCAACTTTTGGTAGGGGACCAGTGGATGGTATGAAGAAATCACAGTCTGTAAGTGTTAACGTCCAGACATACCACTCCGTTGAAGTATCAGACCCTACAAAGAGCACTTTGGTTGGAAATGTAAGGTCAAAGAGAAGTAGAGGAGCACTTAGAACAGAGACAAAAAAAGACACTCGAGCAAGTCCGAAATGCGATTTGTGGAAAGCTGAAGAGGGAGGCCTGAGACGGGCAAAGAATAAAAAAGTCAAGGAGAGCAGCATCACTTTAGAAGAGAATCAGGAGGATATAAtttgtgttcaggtcaggaaaAAGAGGAAAGGATTTTCTACCTCACAAAAGCTTCAAGATTCAAATATTCGCCTCGATACCAGCAATACTACAGATGTTGACATAAGACAATCTGTGACCTCCGAGTCTTGTGAGTCCACAGAAATTCAAgggaaaagaaaacattttcagacTAGAAAAAATCAGAAATGTAGGATGTTACAGGCCTCCAGCAATAAAAGTGAATGCGCTGATTCAACAGAGGATGCTACAAGACATGTCTTAACTGACAGCAATACCAACATCATGAATGATTGTAATTGTGAAATTTCAAGACTGTCACAATCGCCAGACTTAAAAGACTCGGTGCAGACAAACGAGGCTGAGAAGACAAAAATACGAAAGACAAGAcagcatgtttttaaaaatgcgGATGATCCATCTTTGCAGAAGAAGATTCTTCGTCCAACCAGACGTACATTTAAAGATTATAGTGCAATTTCAGTAGCTGATCCAGCAGGACCTAGTGGACCTTCAAGAAAAACAGCGCttcaaaataaatctattatttCAGCCGATTCCAGAGTTTCACTTCAGTCTGACAGAGAAAGAAAACGAAGCAGAACGACAAAGATTTTAAACagacaaaaaagaaaacaagctGAAAAAAATGAAGGAGGCAAAGACAAGGCAGAGATCCCACAAAACGTTGAAGCCATTCCAGTATTGTCATTGTCAGGTAGCGGCTCCAACCGCCTCCTGCGCAGCTACTCCTGCCCTGAAATCCCCTCCCTGTTATTCAGTGACTGTCACGTTCCCCTGTCCCATACGCATGACAGAGGTTCCACCTCACCCACCAAAAAAACACTTCCCATCCACCTTCACTCTCCGTCCAAGCGCCTACGCCGGCACACTGTCTGTAGTGTGGAGATTGAGCGTGAAATTGCCCCCCTATGTCTTCGTAAGGAGGTTTACCCTGCTAGTAGGGGTGGCCCTTCCCACTCGTTATGCCCCTCCGCACCGTTATCCCCCGCCGCCTCTTATTCTCCCTCCAACTCTCTCACAGCACATGCCTCATGTTTTTTGTCCAGTCCTTTAGCATTCTTGTCTAAAAACTCAAGCCTAGGGCGAGGTCATGATAGTGACATCGCCAATGGAAGTGCTCGTTTAGATGCCACCTCTTTTAGCTCCACTTCCTCAACACCATCCTTGTGCAGATCTTCCTTTGCATCCACTCCCACATTCTCCAGTCCTTTAACTTCCACTGTTGTCACTCCCAGTCCTGAGATACCTTCTGCCTCTGTGTCATCACTCTGCAG TGCATTTTCAAGTTCTTCAGATGAAGAGCATGGGACTCTACAAATGGAGTGTCAGGAATCCATGGATGAAGAAAAGGCCTTCGGTCTTAAGCTCTCTTCATCCATTTCAGAAGATAAAGCATTTTCAGACTCTGAAATCAAG acagacagcaaGGATGGCCAGCGAGGAAAGGTGTCTTCTATTCGTATCTGTAAAAAGCTTCCAAAACCTCAGAATAATTTAACACCTATGGGCCTTCCTAAAGCCATCAG AATAAAGAAGAAGGATTTCAGCTTGGAGGAAATCTACACCAACAAAAACTTCAGCAAACCCCCTGATGG ACGTTTGGAAACCATCTTTGAGGTTCCTCTTAACCGGCGAGATGGCTCTCAGGCTGTCGTAGGTCCGAAAAAGGTAAAGCGCTTTGTTGAATTCCCTGAACTGGGTGTTGCCAGAAAGCCCAAGAAGCCTCTGGTTGTTGGGCTGGCAGGGGGTGGAGCCCAAAGAAAAGCAGGAGGGAACTCCGCGATCTCCAGAACCAGAAGAGGTGTAGGGGCGTCTTCTAAAGCGGACGATGTGCTTACTCTGCAGCAGTTAGATTCACTCCTTTGCTCCAAGCTTGAAGAACTAGACACCTGGATGGCACTCCAACAGGTTGCATGCTGA
- the cd2bp2 gene encoding CD2 antigen cytoplasmic tail-binding protein 2: protein MSKRKVTFEDKDGELTLEEDVPKKRMVDVVSGPGSRFKEKHSLDSDEEDDGEDGEKSSKYDILAEDDVEGQEMATIDYDEGVRITPFNLDEEMEEGHFDSEGNYFVNKDKDIRDNWLDNIDWVKIKEQPIKKKKKGLAAKRKRRAGDEDEAEEEIQREKQQKDSDTDEEEEEKEPAEDPLATYSLYQLTEAIIELMSPGETVAAALRRLGGLGGQKKKGKLKEGEEKKDETPNRDADKLDKLTAIADRLVGAGEFEIYQQTYEKLAYKLKGMNKNTEAKTRDDSEEEEDELDMFADKFNEKHPIEKSEEDKDNSGVSDEVMWEYKWDTKENSELYGPFSSQQMQNWVDEGYFSDGVYCRRIDQEGAQFYNSRRIDFDLYI from the exons ATGTCGAAAAGGAAAGTGACATTTGAGGATAAAGACGGGGAGCTTACATTGGAAGAGGATGTTCCAAAAAAGAGG ATGGTTGATGTTGTAAGTGGTCCAGGATCCAGATTTAAGGAGAAACACTCTTTGGATAGTGATGAGGAAGATGATGGAGAGGATGGAGAAAAATCCAGCAAATACGACATACTTGCTGAGGATGATGTGGAAG GTCAGGAAATGGCAACAATTGACTATGATGAGGGGGTACGCATCACCCCTTTTAACCTCGATGAAGAAATGGAGGAGGGACACTTTGATTCTGAGGGAAACTATTTTGTTAACAAGGATAAAGACATCAGGGACAACTGGCTGGACAATATTGACTGG GTGAAGATTAAAGAACAgccaataaaaaagaaaaagaaaggtcTTGCAGCCAAACGGAAGAGAAGAGCTGGTGATGAAGACGAAGCAGAGGAGGAGATACAGCGGGAGAAGCAACAGAAAGACAGTGACACGGatgaggaagaagaggagaaaGAACCAGCAGAAGACCCTCTGGCTACATACAGTCTTTATCAACTCACAGAAGCCATTATTGAGCTCATGTCACCTGGAGAAACAGTGGCCGCTGCTCTTCGGAGACTTGGGGGTCTTGGAGGACAAAAGAAAAAAGGAAAGCTGAAAGAAGGAGAGGAGAAGAAAGATGAAACTCCAAACAGAGATGCGGATAAATTGGACAAGCTGACAGCAATAGCAGATAGACTGGTGGGGGCTGGGGAGTTTGAAATTTATCAGCAAACCTATGAAAAACTGGCATACAAGCTGAAAGGCATGAATAAAAATACGGAAGCTAAGACACGAGATGACAGTGAAGAAGAAGAGGATGAGCTAGACATGTTCGCTGATAAATTCAATGAAAAGCATCCTATAGAAAAAAGCGAGGAGGATAAAGACAACAGCGGAG TGAGCGATGAGGTCATGTGGGAGTACAAATGGGACACCAAGGAAAATTCTGAGCTCTATGGGCCcttcagcagtcaacagatgCAG AACTGGGTGGATGAGGGCTACTTCAGTGATGGAGTGTACTGTAGAAGGATTGACCAGGAAGGTGCCCAATTCTACAACTCGAGGAGAATAGACTTTGATCTTTACATATGA
- the mylpfa gene encoding myosin regulatory light chain 2, skeletal muscle — MAPKKAKRRAGGGEGSSNVFSMFEQSQIQEYKEAFTIIDQNRDGIISKDDLRDVLASMGQLNVKNEELEAMIKEASGPINFTVFLTMFGEKLKGADPEDVIVSAFKVLDPEGTGTIKKQFLEELLTTQCDRFSAEEMKNLWAAFPPDVAGNVDYKNICYVITHGEEKEE; from the exons ATG GCACCCAAGAAGGCCAAGAGGAGGGCAGGAGGAGGAGAGGGTTCCTCCAATGTTTTCTCCATGTTTGAGCAGAGCCAAATTCAGGAGTACAAGGAG GCTTTCACAATCATTGACCAGAACAGAGACGGTATCATCAGCAAAGACGACCTTAGGGACGTGTTGGCCTCAATGG GCCAGCTGAATGTGAAGAATGAGGAGTTGGAGGCCATGATCAAGGAGGCCAGCGGCCCAATCAACTTCACCGTTTTCCTCACCATGTTCGGAGAGAAG CTGAAGGGTGCTGACCCCGAGGACGTCATCGTGTCTGCCTTCAAGGTGCTGGACCCCGAGGGTACTGGCACCATCAAGAAGCAATT CCTTGAGGAGCTTCTGACCACTCAGTGCGACAGGTTCTCAGCAGAGGAG ATGAAGAATCTGTGGGCCGCCTTCCCCCCAGATGTGGCTGGCAATGTTGACTACAAGAACATCTGCTACGTCATCACACACGGAGAGGAGAAAGAGGAGTAA
- the prr14 gene encoding uncharacterized protein prr14 isoform X2, protein MEQYSIDNVGKGQMVSSCETPQLAGGSSTKDLSHHQQLTERESPDSPSPVKRWEIGPFLQSFKSKMASFTEIVMSPVRLFKQAEPLSSIVLPDQHEKLAIESNMESSIQTEEGDVTNGECKIELLSKRPSTEKVQCNTLPKRHRVAQRLNFDTFSSSNQEPVLEHNEVYDNAQVTPKDNQIHRPSLHPQVILQDKNCHTRPCTPQSPYLRSGLKPSSDKPLNSTNAMQWSFQDATVVIQRLSSTPSSEVGCKYGSESNAVLADRTEKTFSNNPEISSATDYHLKDEDTKRYYIEESYSQATRKSPRKLFKPVSETGGSTSTKLATFGRGPVDGMKKSQSVSVNVQTYHSVEVSDPTKSTLVGNVRSKRSRGALRTETKKDTRASPKCDLWKAEEGGLRRAKNKKVKESSITLEENQEDIICVQVRKKRKGFSTSQKLQDSNIRLDTSNTTDVDIRQSVTSESCESTEIQGKRKHFQTRKNQKCRMLQASSNKSECADSTEDATRHVLTDSNTNIMNDCNCEISRLSQSPDLKDSVQTNEAEKTKIRKTRQHVFKNADDPSLQKKILRPTRRTFKDYSAISVADPAGPSGPSRKTALQNKSIISADSRVSLQSDRERKRSRTTKILNRQKRKQAEKNEGGKDKAEIPQNVEAIPVLSLSGSGSNRLLRSYSCPEIPSLLFSDCHVPLSHTHDRGSTSPTKKTLPIHLHSPSKRLRRHTVCSVEIEREIAPLCLRKEVYPASRGGPSHSLCPSAPLSPAASYSPSNSLTAHASCFLSSPLAFLSKNSSLGRGHDSDIANGSARLDATSFSSTSSTPSLCRSSFASTPTFSSPLTSTVVTPSPEIPSASVSSLCSAFSSSSDEEHGTLQMECQESMDEEKAFGLKLSSSISEDKAFSDSEIKTDSKDGQRGKVSSIRICKKLPKPQNNLTPMGLPKAIRIKKKDFSLEEIYTNKNFSKPPDGRLETIFEVPLNRRDGSQAVVGPKKVKRFVEFPELGVARKPKKPLVVGLAGGGAQRKAGGNSAISRTRRGVGASSKADDVLTLQQLDSLLCSKLEELDTWMALQQVAC, encoded by the exons ATGGAGCAATATTCAAT AGATAATGTTGGAAAAGGTCAAATGGTATCATCATGCGAGACCCCACAGTTAGCAGGTGGCAGCTCCACAAAGGACCTTTCCCATCACCAGCAGTTAACAGAAAGGGAATCCCCAGACAGCCCTTCCCCAGTCAAAAGATGGGAGATTGGTCCATTTCTGCAATCATTCAAATCCAAAATGGCTAGCTTTACCGAGATCGTCATGAGCCCTGTCCGGCTCTTTAAGCAAGCTGAGCCGCTGTCCTCCATTGTGCTTCCTGATCAGCATGAAAAGCTCGCAATTGAGTCAAACATGGAAAGTTCAATCCAGACTGAGGAAGGAGACGTGACAAATGGTGAATGTAAGATTGAATTGTTGTCTAAAAGACCCTCAACAGAAAAAGTGCAGTGTAACACTCTTCCGAAACGGCACAGAGTTGCACAAAGACTGAATTTTGATACCTTTTCAAGTAGCAACCAGGAACCAGTATTGGAACATAATGAAGTTTATGATAATGCACAGGTAACGCCCAAAGATAATCAGATACACCGTCCATCTCTTCACCCACAAGTCATCCTTCAAGATAAAAATTGTCATACCCGTCCTTGTACACCACAAAGTCCTTATCTCAGGTCTGGATTAAAACCGTCCTCAGACAAACCTCTGAATTCTACAAATGCCATGCAATGGTCTTTTCAAGATGCTACTGTTGTGATACAACGGCTGTCAAGTACACCTAGTAGCGAGGTGGGCTGCAAATATGGTAGCGAGTCCAACGCTGTACTTGCAGATAGAACAGAAAAAACTTTCTCGAACAACCCTGAGATTTCTAGTGCTACTGATTATCATTTGAAAGATGAAGACACAAAGAGATACTACATTGAAGAGTCTTATTCACAAGCCACAAGGAAAAGTCCTAGAAAGTTGTTTAAACCTGTATCGGAAACTGGTGGGTCCACCTCAACTAAATTGGCAACTTTTGGTAGGGGACCAGTGGATGGTATGAAGAAATCACAGTCTGTAAGTGTTAACGTCCAGACATACCACTCCGTTGAAGTATCAGACCCTACAAAGAGCACTTTGGTTGGAAATGTAAGGTCAAAGAGAAGTAGAGGAGCACTTAGAACAGAGACAAAAAAAGACACTCGAGCAAGTCCGAAATGCGATTTGTGGAAAGCTGAAGAGGGAGGCCTGAGACGGGCAAAGAATAAAAAAGTCAAGGAGAGCAGCATCACTTTAGAAGAGAATCAGGAGGATATAAtttgtgttcaggtcaggaaaAAGAGGAAAGGATTTTCTACCTCACAAAAGCTTCAAGATTCAAATATTCGCCTCGATACCAGCAATACTACAGATGTTGACATAAGACAATCTGTGACCTCCGAGTCTTGTGAGTCCACAGAAATTCAAgggaaaagaaaacattttcagacTAGAAAAAATCAGAAATGTAGGATGTTACAGGCCTCCAGCAATAAAAGTGAATGCGCTGATTCAACAGAGGATGCTACAAGACATGTCTTAACTGACAGCAATACCAACATCATGAATGATTGTAATTGTGAAATTTCAAGACTGTCACAATCGCCAGACTTAAAAGACTCGGTGCAGACAAACGAGGCTGAGAAGACAAAAATACGAAAGACAAGAcagcatgtttttaaaaatgcgGATGATCCATCTTTGCAGAAGAAGATTCTTCGTCCAACCAGACGTACATTTAAAGATTATAGTGCAATTTCAGTAGCTGATCCAGCAGGACCTAGTGGACCTTCAAGAAAAACAGCGCttcaaaataaatctattatttCAGCCGATTCCAGAGTTTCACTTCAGTCTGACAGAGAAAGAAAACGAAGCAGAACGACAAAGATTTTAAACagacaaaaaagaaaacaagctGAAAAAAATGAAGGAGGCAAAGACAAGGCAGAGATCCCACAAAACGTTGAAGCCATTCCAGTATTGTCATTGTCAGGTAGCGGCTCCAACCGCCTCCTGCGCAGCTACTCCTGCCCTGAAATCCCCTCCCTGTTATTCAGTGACTGTCACGTTCCCCTGTCCCATACGCATGACAGAGGTTCCACCTCACCCACCAAAAAAACACTTCCCATCCACCTTCACTCTCCGTCCAAGCGCCTACGCCGGCACACTGTCTGTAGTGTGGAGATTGAGCGTGAAATTGCCCCCCTATGTCTTCGTAAGGAGGTTTACCCTGCTAGTAGGGGTGGCCCTTCCCACTCGTTATGCCCCTCCGCACCGTTATCCCCCGCCGCCTCTTATTCTCCCTCCAACTCTCTCACAGCACATGCCTCATGTTTTTTGTCCAGTCCTTTAGCATTCTTGTCTAAAAACTCAAGCCTAGGGCGAGGTCATGATAGTGACATCGCCAATGGAAGTGCTCGTTTAGATGCCACCTCTTTTAGCTCCACTTCCTCAACACCATCCTTGTGCAGATCTTCCTTTGCATCCACTCCCACATTCTCCAGTCCTTTAACTTCCACTGTTGTCACTCCCAGTCCTGAGATACCTTCTGCCTCTGTGTCATCACTCTGCAG TGCATTTTCAAGTTCTTCAGATGAAGAGCATGGGACTCTACAAATGGAGTGTCAGGAATCCATGGATGAAGAAAAGGCCTTCGGTCTTAAGCTCTCTTCATCCATTTCAGAAGATAAAGCATTTTCAGACTCTGAAATCAAG acagacagcaaGGATGGCCAGCGAGGAAAGGTGTCTTCTATTCGTATCTGTAAAAAGCTTCCAAAACCTCAGAATAATTTAACACCTATGGGCCTTCCTAAAGCCATCAG AATAAAGAAGAAGGATTTCAGCTTGGAGGAAATCTACACCAACAAAAACTTCAGCAAACCCCCTGATGG ACGTTTGGAAACCATCTTTGAGGTTCCTCTTAACCGGCGAGATGGCTCTCAGGCTGTCGTAGGTCCGAAAAAGGTAAAGCGCTTTGTTGAATTCCCTGAACTGGGTGTTGCCAGAAAGCCCAAGAAGCCTCTGGTTGTTGGGCTGGCAGGGGGTGGAGCCCAAAGAAAAGCAGGAGGGAACTCCGCGATCTCCAGAACCAGAAGAGGTGTAGGGGCGTCTTCTAAAGCGGACGATGTGCTTACTCTGCAGCAGTTAGATTCACTCCTTTGCTCCAAGCTTGAAGAACTAGACACCTGGATGGCACTCCAACAGGTTGCATGCTGA